A stretch of the Ktedonobacterales bacterium genome encodes the following:
- the ada gene encoding bifunctional DNA-binding transcriptional regulator/O6-methylguanine-DNA methyltransferase Ada, translated as MTNEASYWQAVLTRDRNSDGRFVYAVRSTGIYCRPSCPSRRPKREQVLFFLLPQVAEQAGFRACRRCQPRTVDGYTNEQVELVHQACRAIEAHLDDDLSLASLGAQLHISPHHLQRSFKRIVGITPRQYAETCRLGRFKSRLREGETVTSAMYEAGYSSSSRLYERAPAHLGMTPTAYRKGGLGMNIVYTIVDSPLGRLLVAATERGICGVSLGDSDATLEAALRHEYPAAQIQRDEAGLKEWAPAFLSYLNGRQPDLSLPVDVQATAFQWQVWEALRAIPSGSTRSYSEVAQAIGHPRATRAVARACATNPVALVIPCHRVVRQDGHPGGYRWGIARKQQLLEQEKAAQSAADKEAMQTVGRHG; from the coding sequence ATGACAAACGAAGCAAGTTACTGGCAGGCAGTGCTGACAAGGGACAGAAACTCCGATGGGCGCTTTGTCTACGCTGTGCGCTCTACAGGGATTTACTGCCGCCCGTCGTGTCCGTCGCGGCGGCCAAAGCGCGAACAGGTACTCTTCTTTCTGCTCCCGCAAGTGGCGGAGCAGGCAGGGTTTCGCGCCTGTCGGCGTTGCCAGCCGCGAACCGTTGACGGCTATACGAATGAGCAGGTTGAATTGGTACACCAGGCATGCCGCGCTATCGAGGCCCATCTTGATGACGATCTTAGCCTCGCCAGCCTGGGCGCTCAACTCCATATCAGCCCGCATCATTTACAGCGCAGTTTCAAGCGTATCGTGGGAATTACACCACGCCAGTACGCCGAAACATGTCGCCTGGGCCGGTTCAAGAGCCGTCTCAGAGAAGGAGAAACCGTGACCAGCGCCATGTATGAAGCGGGCTATAGTTCCAGCAGCCGACTCTACGAGCGAGCGCCCGCCCACCTGGGCATGACACCAACCGCATATCGAAAGGGTGGTCTTGGGATGAATATTGTTTACACTATCGTTGATAGCCCTCTTGGCCGCCTGCTGGTTGCAGCAACAGAACGAGGGATTTGTGGAGTAAGCTTGGGCGACTCCGATGCCACGCTCGAAGCGGCTCTGCGCCACGAGTACCCCGCCGCGCAGATTCAACGCGACGAAGCCGGGCTGAAAGAATGGGCGCCCGCTTTCTTGAGCTACCTGAATGGCCGCCAGCCGGACCTTAGCCTGCCAGTTGACGTCCAGGCAACGGCATTTCAATGGCAGGTCTGGGAAGCACTGCGGGCCATCCCATCCGGCAGCACGCGCTCGTACAGCGAAGTCGCTCAAGCGATTGGTCATCCTAGGGCAACGCGCGCCGTCGCCAGAGCATGCGCTACCAATCCGGTAGCTCTCGTTATTCCCTGCCATCGCGTGGTGCGCCAGGACGGCCATCCTGGCGGCTACCGCTGGGGAATAGCGCGCAAGCAGCAGTTACTTGAGCAGGAGAAAGCAGCGCAATCCGCTGCCGATAAGGAAGCGATGCAAACAGTGGGCAGGCATGGCTAA